From Lemur catta isolate mLemCat1 chromosome 21, mLemCat1.pri, whole genome shotgun sequence, a single genomic window includes:
- the ZNRF3 gene encoding E3 ubiquitin-protein ligase ZNRF3 isoform X2: protein MSEKMHPLGLCNNNDEEDLYEYGWVGVVKLEQPELDRKPCLTVLGKAKRAVQRGATAVIFDVSENPEAIDQLNQASEDPLKRPVVYVKGADAIKLMNIVNKQKVARARIQHRPLRQPTEYFDMGIFLAFFVVVSLVCLILLVKIKLKQRRSQNSMNRLAVQALEKMETRKFNSKSKGRRDGSCGALDTLSSSSTSDCAICLEKYIDGEELRVIPCTHRFHRKCVDPWLLQHHTCPHCRHNIIEQKGNPSAVCVETGNLSRGRQQRATLPVHYPGRVHRTNAIPAYPTRTSMDSHGNPVTLLTVDRHGEQGLYSPQTPAYIRGYPPLHPDHTLAAHRCGLEHRAYSPAHPFRRPKFSGRSFSKAACFSQYETMYQHYYFQGLSYPEQEGQPLPSLAARGPTRAFPASGGGGNLLFPTVVHVAPPSHLESGSTSSFSCYHGHRSVCSGYLADCPGSDSSSSSSSGQCHCSSSDSVVDCTEVSNQGVYGSCSTFRSSLSSDYDPFIYRSRSPCHTSEAGASGSLGQGPAVRFEGSPPPEELPAAPGRGAGWGEPWLGPASPSGDQLSTCSLEMNYSSSSSLEHRGPNSSTSEVGLEASPGAAPDLRRTWKGGYEAPSCACCCEPPPSKLGPGAGAAGSSTAFLGSPLYEGCGPAGGDPRPGSPLGLHGFHPDHLPRTDGVKYEGLPCCFYEEKQVAHASGGGGGCYTEDYSVSVQYTLTEEPPPSCYPGARDLSQRIPIIPEDVDCDLGLPPDCQGTHGLCPWGGTSGPDAPRPHRGLGAAQEEEQVLCCQAGVPPRPVCPPEEAGVTRAGFPSAPQDTQESIPTAAEAAGPRPADSSSTGA from the exons GCCAAGCGAGCAGTGCAGCGAGGAGCTACTGCGGTCATCTTTGATGTGTCTGAAAACCCAGAAGCTATCGACCAG CTAAACCAGGCCTCGGAAGACCCGCTCAAGAGGCCGGTGGTGTATGTGAAGGGTGCAGACGCCATCAAGCTGATGAACATCGTCAACAAGCAGAAAGTGGCTCGAGCACGGATCCAGCACCGCCCCCTGCGA CAACCCACTGAATACTTTGACATGGGGATTTTCCTGGCATTCTTTGTCGTGGTCTCCTTGGTCTGCCTCATCCTCCTTGTCAAAATCAAGCTGAAGCAGCGACGCAGTCAG AATTCCATGAACAGACTGGCTGTGCAGGCTCTGGAGAAGATGGAAACCAGAAAGTTCAACTCCAAGAGCAAGGGGCGCCGGGACGGGAGCTGTGGGGCCCTGGACACGCTCAGCAGCAGTTCCACGTCCGACTGTGCCATCTGCCTGGAGAAGTACATCGATGGAGAG gaGCTCCGCGTTATCCCCTGTACTCACCGGTTTCACAGAAAGTGCGTGGACCCGTGGCTGCTGCAGCACCACACCTGCCCCCACTGTCGACACAACATCATAG AACAAAAGGGAAACCCGAGTGCCGTGTGTGTGGAGACAGGCAACCTCTCACGCGGTCGGCAGCAGCGGGCGACCCTGCCGGTGCACTACCCCGGCCGCGTGCACAGGACCAATGCCATCCCGGCCTACCCTACCAGGACAAGCATGGACTCCCACGGAAACCCCGTCACGCTGCTGACCGTGGACCGGCACGGGGAGCAGGGCCTCTATTCTCCGCAGACCCCCGCCTACATCCGCGGCTACCCGCCTCTCCACCCGGACCACACGCTGGCCGCTCACCGCTGTGGCCTGGAGCACCGGGCCTACTCGCCAGCCCACCCCTTCCGCAGGCCCAAGTTTAGCGGCCGCAGCTTCTCCAAGGCAGCTTGCTTCTCCCAGTACGAGACCATGTACCAACACTACTACTTCCAGGGCCTCAGCTACCCAGAGCAGGAggggcagcccctgcccagcctcgcTGCCCGGGGCCCGACCCGCGCCTTCCCAgcgagcggcggcggcggcaacCTGCTCTTCCCCACCGTGGTGCACGTGGCGCCACCCTCCCACTTGGAGAGCGGCAGCACGTCCAGCTTCAGCTGCTACCACGGCCACCGCTCCGTGTGCAGCGGCTACCTGGCCGACTGCCCGGGCAgcgacagcagcagcagcagcagctccggCCAGTGCCACTGCTCCTCCAGCGACTCTGTGGTCGACTGCACTGAGGTCAGCAACCAGGGCGTGTACGGAAGCTGCTCCACCTTCCGCAGCTCCCTCAGCAGCGACTATGACCCCTTCATCTACCGCAGCCGGAGCCCCTGTCACACCAGCGAGGCGGGGGCCTCAGGCAGCTTGGGCCAGGGGCCTGCCGTGCGCTTCGAGGGCTCCCCGCCCCCCGAGGAGCTCCCGGCGGCACCCGGCCGTGGTGCTGGGTGGGGAGAGCCTTGGCTGGGCCCTGCCTCTCCCTCGGGGGACCAGCTGTCCACCTGCAGCCTGGAGATGAACTACAGCAGCAGCTCCTCCCTGGAGCACCGGGGGCCCAACAGCTCTACCTCAGAAGTGGGGCTCGAGGCTTCTCCTGGGGCCGCCCCAGACCTCAGGAGGACCTGGAAGGGGGGCTACGAGGCGCCCTCCTGTGCCTGCTGCTGTGAGCCCCCGCCCTCCAAACTGGGGCCCGGAGCCGGAGCAGCGGGCAGCAGCACCGCGTTCCTCGGCTCCCCGCTCTACGAGGGCTGCGGCCCCGCGGGTGGGGACCCACGGCCAGGAAGCCCCCTGGGGCTGCATGGCTTTCACCCAGACCATTTGCCCAGGACAGACGGGGTGAAATACGAGGGCCTGCCCTGCTGCTTCTATGAAGAGAAGCAGGTGGCCCACGCcagcggcgggggcggcggctgCTACACCGAGGACTACTCAGTGAGTGTGCAGTACACGCTCACCGAGGAGCCCCCGCCCAGCTGCTACCCGGGGGCCCGGGACCTGAGCCAGCGCATCCCCATCATTCCGGAGGATGTGGACTGTGACCTGGGCCTGCCCCCGGACTGCCAAGGGACCCACGGCCTCTGCCCCTGGGGTGGGACATCGGGCCCAGATGCCCCGCGGCCCCACAGGGGTCTGGGAGCAGCccaggaagaggagcaggttCTGTGCTGCCAGGCTGGGGTGCCACCACGGCCCGTGTGCCCTCCAGAGGAGGCGGGTGTCACCAGGGCCGGCTTCCCCAGTGCCCCCCAGGACACTCAGGAGTCTATCCCCACCGCCGCCGAGGCTGCAG gaCCTCGCCCGGCAGACAGCAGCAGCACGGGAGCCTGA
- the C21H22orf31 gene encoding LOW QUALITY PROTEIN: uncharacterized protein C22orf31 homolog (The sequence of the model RefSeq protein was modified relative to this genomic sequence to represent the inferred CDS: deleted 1 base in 1 codon), with amino-acid sequence MARTCAKQSLSVPAPGTTSSWEAVKNPFVASPLSLVRLVLRRQLKEKRYLVPRKSREAKLSKRLKPKDDSAMKATQRARIRSSVSSKSKRPGVGGAAARLTGHRRPAGGIRESKESSKEKKLTVGQDLEDRYAEHVAATQVLPWDSGTAAWKGQVLLPETRKRQQLSEDTLTIHGLPTEGYRALYHAVVEPMLWNPSGSPKRYSLELGKTTKQKLWEALCGQAASRTFGSSVLGTALGTTP; translated from the exons ATGGCCAGGACGTGTGCAAAGCAGAGCCTCAGTGTCCCAGCACCCGGGACCACCTCTTCTTGGGAAGCTGTAAAGAACCCATTCGTTGCCAGTCCACTCTCCCTGGTTAGGCTTGTGCTCAGGCGGCAACTGAAGGAGAAGCGCTACCTGGTCCCACGCAAGTCTAGAGAAGCAAAACTCTCCAAGAGATTAAAGCCCAAGGACGATTCGGCAATGAAAGCCACTCAGCGGGCCAGGATAAGAAGCTCCGTCAGTTCCAAGAGCAAgcggccgggggtggggggggcagctGCCAGGCTCACC GGGCACAGGAGGCCTGCGGGAGGCATCAGAGAG AGCAAAGAaagttcaaaggagaaaaaactaACAGTCGGCCAAGATCTTGAGGACAGATATGCCGAACATGTGGCCGCCACCCAAGTGCTACCCTGGGACAGTGGGACAGCAGCCTGGAAGGGCCAAGTGTTGCTTCCTGAAACCCGAAAGAGACAGCAGTTGTCGGAGGACACGCTCACCATCCACGGCCTCCCCACGGAAGGGTACCGGGCTCTGTACCACGCTGTGGTGGAGCCCATGTTGTGGAACCCTTCCGGAAGCCCCAAGAGGTACAGCCTGGAGTTGGGCAAGACCACTAAACAGAAGCTCTGGGAGGCTCTGTGCGGTCAGGCTGCCTCCCGTACTTTTGGCTCCA GTGTGCTGGGCACAGCCCTGGGGACCACCCCCTAA